In Halobacteriovorax sp. DA5, a genomic segment contains:
- a CDS encoding DUF455 family protein — protein sequence MNTYEYAKLLLESPFLEDKLTTSDVVTDLNYFKTKDGIKDLHPSREGKISFSAEQIKFPKRGSFHLDEKKAMALHFFANHELLAIEMMATALMYIPIEDKSQYKRIASGLLQTIDDEIKHFNLYRKRMNDFGIDFGDLPVNDFFWRQMQKITSFEEYFAVMALTFEAANLDFAKFYRDIFQGVDDKKSAAILNVVYEDEISHVGFGVHWLNKWRDQSNLWEFYVQSLPDLLSPARAKGMIFDREGRVRTGMDNDFISRIENFKDEFIVTNRKEWK from the coding sequence ATGAATACTTACGAATACGCAAAGTTATTGCTAGAATCTCCATTTCTTGAAGATAAGTTAACAACTTCTGATGTTGTTACGGATCTCAATTATTTTAAAACTAAAGATGGTATAAAAGATCTTCATCCATCTAGAGAGGGGAAGATCTCATTTTCTGCTGAGCAGATTAAGTTTCCAAAAAGAGGAAGCTTTCACTTGGATGAAAAGAAGGCCATGGCGTTGCACTTCTTTGCTAATCATGAACTATTGGCCATTGAAATGATGGCGACAGCACTCATGTACATCCCTATCGAAGATAAATCTCAATATAAAAGAATTGCTTCAGGCTTACTTCAAACAATTGATGACGAAATTAAACATTTCAATCTCTATCGCAAGAGAATGAATGACTTTGGTATCGACTTTGGCGATCTACCCGTAAATGACTTCTTTTGGCGACAGATGCAAAAGATTACAAGCTTTGAAGAATACTTTGCGGTAATGGCCCTGACATTTGAAGCGGCCAATTTAGACTTTGCTAAGTTTTATCGAGATATTTTTCAAGGTGTTGATGATAAGAAATCAGCAGCTATTCTTAATGTAGTTTACGAAGATGAGATTTCACATGTTGGTTTTGGAGTTCATTGGCTAAACAAATGGCGTGATCAAAGTAATCTTTGGGAATTTTACGTCCAGTCTCTTCCGGATCTTTTATCTCCAGCCCGAGCAAAAGGAATGATCTTTGATAGAGAAGGGCGTGTGAGAACAGGAATGGATAATGACTTCATTTCTCGTATTGAAAATTTTAAAGACGAATTCATTGTAACAAACCGCAAGGAATGGAAGTGA
- a CDS encoding nitronate monooxygenase family protein produces the protein MMKTWLTETFNIKYPIIMAPMFLVTSIDMLVEASKAGIMGCIPALNWRTPEEFEEGLKELKERCEGPFGINIIVNQSNIHMHKQIELCAQYAPDFIITSLGNPKEVIEKCRPKGTKIICDVVDLKYAQKVQDQGADAVIAVNSGAGGHAGPTPASILVPLLKKNLNIPVISAGGIATGSGLFSIMALGCEGVSIGSPFIATKESIVSDAYKEAVVQYGAKDIVMSNKISGTPCTVINTPYVQKIGTEQNVIEKAMSKNKKLKKYAKMLTGYKGMKAVENAAFGATYKTVWVAGPSIEFITKIETVKEIVDRIVSEFETSVDEFLAKRS, from the coding sequence ATGATGAAAACATGGCTAACAGAAACTTTTAATATCAAATACCCAATTATTATGGCCCCAATGTTCCTTGTAACTAGTATCGATATGCTGGTTGAGGCTTCTAAGGCAGGTATTATGGGTTGTATCCCTGCTCTTAACTGGCGTACTCCAGAAGAGTTTGAAGAAGGACTAAAAGAATTAAAAGAAAGATGTGAAGGTCCTTTTGGAATCAATATCATTGTAAATCAGTCAAACATCCATATGCACAAGCAAATTGAGCTTTGCGCGCAGTATGCTCCAGACTTCATTATCACATCACTTGGAAATCCAAAAGAGGTTATCGAAAAGTGTCGTCCAAAAGGAACTAAGATAATTTGTGATGTCGTTGATCTTAAATATGCACAAAAAGTTCAAGACCAAGGAGCTGATGCAGTAATTGCAGTAAACTCTGGTGCCGGGGGACACGCGGGACCAACACCAGCAAGTATTCTCGTTCCACTACTTAAAAAGAACTTAAATATACCAGTTATTTCAGCTGGAGGTATTGCAACAGGATCGGGCCTCTTTAGTATAATGGCCCTAGGATGCGAAGGTGTTTCAATCGGTTCTCCTTTCATTGCGACGAAAGAATCAATCGTATCTGATGCTTATAAAGAAGCAGTTGTTCAATATGGTGCTAAAGATATTGTCATGTCGAATAAAATTTCAGGGACGCCTTGTACAGTTATCAACACTCCTTACGTGCAAAAGATTGGAACTGAACAAAATGTTATTGAAAAGGCCATGAGCAAAAATAAGAAGCTTAAAAAGTATGCGAAAATGCTTACTGGTTACAAAGGAATGAAAGCTGTTGAGAATGCAGCTTTTGGTGCCACATACAAAACAGTTTGGGTTGCCGGACCTTCAATTGAGTTCATTACAAAGATTGAAACTGTTAAAGAAATTGTTGATCGAATTGTTTCTGAATTTGAAACATCTGTTGACGAATTTTTAGCTAAAAGATCCTAA
- a CDS encoding PLP-dependent aspartate aminotransferase family protein: MKKAKLKQAAKASVCIHAGAYPDKETGAVIPPIYQTTTYAQSSPGEHQGYEYSRCHNPTRTRLEEALAALENSKYALATSSGVSIEMLIMHTLPAGSTILCGDDVYGGTYRLFTTVFNSIHNFIFVDTTDVNKVEAALKEHKPKLLWVETPTNPLLKISDIKKVSNLAKKHKAITVVDNTFMSPYFQNPLDLGADIVMHSVTKYINGHSDVVGGACMLNNKKLYEKLWTLQKSLGPTQSPFDSWLVLRGIKTLAIRMEAHAKNAMKIAKYLEGHPKVEKVMYPGLKSHPQHSIAKKQMSGFGGMITFFLKGDIKQSKRFLQKVEMFSLAESLGGVESLIEHPAIMTHASVPKNVRESIGLTDNLIRLSVGIEDANDLIADLETAFKSV; the protein is encoded by the coding sequence ATGAAAAAGGCCAAGCTTAAACAAGCGGCCAAAGCCTCGGTGTGTATTCACGCCGGGGCATATCCTGATAAAGAAACAGGTGCGGTTATTCCACCTATTTATCAAACTACGACCTATGCTCAATCTAGTCCTGGTGAGCACCAAGGTTACGAATACTCAAGATGTCACAATCCAACACGAACAAGACTTGAAGAAGCTCTAGCTGCACTTGAAAATTCAAAGTATGCATTGGCCACGTCAAGTGGGGTCTCAATAGAGATGCTTATTATGCATACGCTACCAGCAGGCTCGACAATTTTATGTGGAGATGATGTATATGGTGGCACTTACCGTCTCTTTACAACAGTCTTTAACTCAATTCACAATTTTATCTTTGTCGACACAACTGATGTAAATAAAGTTGAAGCTGCACTAAAAGAACACAAACCAAAGCTCTTGTGGGTAGAAACACCAACAAATCCACTCTTAAAAATATCCGATATTAAAAAAGTATCTAATTTAGCAAAGAAACATAAGGCCATAACAGTTGTCGATAATACTTTTATGAGTCCTTATTTTCAAAACCCTCTTGATTTAGGTGCTGATATTGTTATGCATTCAGTAACTAAATATATAAATGGCCACTCTGACGTTGTCGGAGGTGCTTGTATGCTTAACAATAAGAAACTCTATGAGAAATTGTGGACACTACAGAAATCACTAGGGCCAACACAATCCCCTTTTGACTCATGGCTAGTTCTTCGCGGTATAAAAACTCTTGCTATAAGAATGGAAGCTCATGCAAAGAATGCGATGAAAATTGCTAAGTATCTTGAGGGCCATCCTAAAGTCGAAAAGGTCATGTACCCAGGACTTAAGTCTCACCCACAACACTCAATTGCAAAGAAGCAAATGTCAGGCTTTGGCGGAATGATTACATTCTTTTTAAAAGGTGATATCAAGCAGTCGAAGAGATTTTTACAAAAAGTTGAAATGTTTTCACTAGCAGAAAGCCTTGGTGGAGTTGAAAGCCTTATTGAACATCCAGCTATTATGACTCATGCTTCTGTTCCAAAAAATGTTCGTGAAAGTATTGGTCTGACAGATAACCTGATTAGATTATCTGTCGGTATAGAAGATGCTAACGATCTTATTGCAGATTTAGAAACAGCATTTAAATCTGTTTAA
- a CDS encoding HD-GYP domain-containing protein, with amino-acid sequence MKKSKIVNLGERRKKASTRKSTATKKSQSAVISEKTVVNSRGTTDDPTKRLEAENKALKLEQKKICEMAARTILHALDCKDHYTYGHSTRVAYFSLTLGKEIGLNEDELYDLELSALFHDIGKIGVPDEVLNKPSRLTEDEFLQMKSHPEKSFEILQGFTHFEKVATFAKYHHERWDGRGYPEGLKGEDIPLFSRIILIADTFDAMTSTRVYRKGLDYEVAYAELEEFSGSQFDPELARAFVRAMKKEEAKQEKTFTLTIIDGLFKKDAA; translated from the coding sequence ATGAAGAAGAGTAAAATCGTAAATTTGGGAGAGAGGCGTAAGAAAGCAAGTACTCGTAAAAGTACTGCGACAAAGAAGTCTCAATCCGCAGTCATCTCTGAAAAAACCGTTGTTAATTCAAGGGGTACAACTGATGATCCAACAAAAAGGCTAGAAGCTGAGAATAAAGCACTTAAGCTTGAGCAAAAGAAGATTTGCGAAATGGCCGCGAGAACAATTCTTCATGCACTAGATTGCAAAGACCACTACACTTACGGACATAGTACACGTGTTGCTTATTTTAGTTTAACACTTGGAAAAGAAATCGGACTTAATGAAGACGAATTATATGACTTAGAACTTTCTGCACTTTTCCACGACATTGGAAAAATTGGTGTACCAGATGAGGTTTTAAATAAGCCTTCAAGACTTACTGAAGACGAATTTCTTCAGATGAAAAGTCATCCAGAAAAATCATTTGAAATCCTCCAAGGATTTACTCATTTTGAAAAAGTCGCTACATTTGCAAAATATCACCATGAAAGATGGGATGGACGAGGATACCCTGAAGGACTTAAGGGTGAAGATATTCCATTATTCTCTAGAATTATTCTAATTGCAGATACTTTCGATGCAATGACTTCAACGCGTGTTTATCGTAAGGGACTAGACTACGAAGTTGCTTATGCTGAGCTTGAAGAATTCTCTGGATCACAATTTGACCCAGAGTTAGCACGAGCATTTGTAAGAGCGATGAAAAAAGAAGAAGCGAAACAAGAAAAAACGTTCACGCTTACAATCATCGACGGCCTCTTTAAGAAAGACGCCGCCTAA
- a CDS encoding M3 family metallopeptidase encodes MSNPLLEKFTNPHGARPFDTIKNEHYMPAIREAIKMHKEEIEAIKSFDGELTFANIIEPYANSGSAIEDISMIFFNLKSANTDDEMNEIAKEFSPLLTAHGNDVNLDADLFAKVKVVFDNKENEDLNAEQMTLLSKIYKGFVRNGALLSEEDKNKVRKIDEELSKLGLEFSDNLLKETNKFEMILDNKEDLAGLPEGLIEAAAMTATEKGHEGKWVFTLDYPSFGPFITYSENRELRKKMTIASGTKCAKGDELDNQENVKRIAQLRYERAGILGYKSHADYILEERMAMSAQNVFDLLNQLKDKAMPAAIEHMDEIKAYAKEQDGIEDFASWDYMYYYEKLKKERYSIDDEMLKPYFKLENVLNGVFEVATKLYGLNFKEVSNIPKYHQDVMTYEITDRDGNFISLFYGDYFPRASKRGGAWMTAFREQYVQNGEDVRPHIANVCNFTKPTTTKPSLLTFNEVTTLFHEFGHALHGILTKCQYRMLSGPNVFWDFVELPSQIMENWAFEKECLDLFAKHYETGELIPAELVQKLKDSSNFGEGRHTVRQLSLGLLDMAWHSGDPSTITSVEEFEKLATQDVDLLPRVPGVMTSTSFGHIFAGGYSAGYYSYKWAEVLDADAFELFLEEGIFNTTIADRFRENILEKGGSEHPMDLYKRFRGREPEVDALLRRGGLI; translated from the coding sequence ATGTCTAATCCATTATTAGAAAAATTCACAAATCCACATGGTGCAAGACCATTTGATACAATCAAGAATGAGCATTACATGCCGGCAATTCGCGAAGCAATTAAAATGCACAAAGAAGAAATCGAAGCGATTAAAAGCTTTGATGGAGAACTTACATTTGCAAATATCATTGAGCCGTATGCAAATTCAGGGAGTGCAATTGAAGATATTTCAATGATCTTCTTTAACCTAAAGTCTGCAAACACAGATGATGAGATGAATGAAATTGCAAAAGAATTCTCTCCTCTTTTAACAGCTCACGGAAATGACGTTAATCTTGACGCTGATCTATTCGCAAAAGTAAAAGTTGTTTTCGATAACAAAGAAAATGAAGACTTAAATGCTGAGCAAATGACACTTCTTTCAAAGATTTATAAGGGCTTCGTTAGAAACGGTGCTTTATTAAGTGAAGAAGATAAGAACAAAGTTAGAAAGATCGATGAAGAACTTTCAAAACTAGGACTTGAGTTCTCAGATAACCTTTTAAAAGAAACTAATAAGTTTGAAATGATACTTGATAATAAAGAAGATCTTGCTGGTCTTCCTGAAGGACTTATTGAAGCTGCTGCGATGACAGCAACTGAAAAAGGTCATGAGGGTAAATGGGTATTTACTCTTGATTACCCAAGCTTTGGTCCATTCATTACTTACTCAGAAAATCGTGAGCTACGTAAGAAAATGACAATCGCTTCTGGTACAAAATGTGCCAAGGGTGACGAGCTTGATAACCAAGAAAATGTAAAAAGAATTGCACAGCTTCGTTATGAAAGAGCTGGAATTCTTGGATATAAAAGCCACGCCGATTATATTCTTGAAGAGCGTATGGCCATGAGTGCACAAAACGTTTTTGATCTTCTAAATCAGCTTAAAGATAAAGCAATGCCTGCAGCGATTGAGCATATGGATGAAATTAAAGCTTATGCAAAAGAACAAGATGGTATCGAAGACTTCGCTTCTTGGGACTATATGTACTATTACGAGAAGCTTAAGAAAGAAAGATATAGTATTGATGATGAAATGCTTAAGCCATACTTTAAATTAGAAAATGTTTTAAATGGTGTTTTTGAAGTTGCAACAAAACTTTATGGGCTTAACTTTAAAGAAGTTTCTAATATTCCAAAGTATCACCAAGATGTAATGACTTATGAAATCACTGATCGTGATGGAAACTTCATTTCTCTATTTTATGGTGACTACTTCCCACGTGCTTCAAAGCGTGGTGGAGCATGGATGACAGCCTTTAGAGAACAATATGTTCAAAATGGAGAAGATGTACGTCCACACATTGCAAACGTATGTAACTTTACAAAGCCAACAACAACGAAGCCATCACTTCTAACATTTAATGAAGTAACAACTCTATTCCACGAATTTGGTCACGCGCTTCATGGTATTTTAACTAAGTGTCAGTACCGTATGCTTTCTGGTCCAAACGTATTCTGGGACTTCGTTGAGCTTCCATCTCAAATTATGGAAAACTGGGCATTTGAAAAAGAATGTCTTGATCTATTTGCTAAGCACTATGAAACTGGAGAGTTAATTCCAGCGGAATTAGTACAAAAATTAAAAGATAGTTCAAACTTTGGAGAAGGACGTCACACTGTTCGTCAATTAAGCCTTGGACTACTTGATATGGCATGGCACTCAGGTGATCCATCAACGATTACAAGTGTTGAGGAATTTGAAAAACTTGCAACTCAAGATGTTGATCTTCTTCCAAGAGTTCCAGGTGTGATGACTTCAACATCATTTGGGCACATCTTTGCTGGTGGATATTCTGCAGGTTACTACTCGTACAAATGGGCAGAAGTTCTTGATGCAGATGCGTTTGAATTATTCCTTGAAGAAGGGATCTTTAACACAACGATTGCTGATCGCTTTAGAGAAAATATCCTTGAAAAAGGTGGTTCAGAGCACCCAATGGATCTTTATAAGAGATTCCGTGGACGTGAGCCAGAGGTTGATGCACTACTTAGACGTGGTGGTCTTATCTAG
- a CDS encoding MFS transporter, with product MFKLPKVLRYQNFRRLYIAGLTSELGSFVSETALMLLVFELSNHNKSYLGAARAVFLFFLTIGNLIGGVIGEKYNRKNVLLFTNYIRIPIIFTIIFAKTPEVVILCDGLIALFTGMYNPTRQAMVNDIVPQKDMNRANALFGSAFAVLHMIGPFLGATMFTAFGGIKEVIALDFLTYIVGIYFIMSLTYNPPRQEGNSENFLSEIKNGIKYARTQKELFAVISNVIIEGLVLGFMFPLILPYLTETLGATKQDYGIGLALFGLGGLFGGWASSTILKEKPVGKIIIAALYIEPLLMALWLYAASYTATLAIFFVWGFVVFVRITNQLNYVSLKVETKYLARIFALLDLGFVVPNILGGIILTFIGNQFATEEILIVVCIAFCALIFPRMLFSDMKALFNLNNETVDRDTSIQDQI from the coding sequence ATGTTCAAGCTTCCTAAGGTTTTACGCTATCAAAATTTTAGAAGGCTTTATATTGCAGGACTAACATCCGAGCTAGGCTCGTTTGTGTCAGAGACTGCACTAATGCTTTTAGTATTTGAATTATCAAATCATAACAAAAGTTATCTTGGTGCAGCTCGAGCAGTATTTCTCTTCTTTTTAACAATCGGAAATTTAATTGGTGGTGTTATTGGAGAAAAATACAATCGAAAGAATGTTCTCCTTTTCACAAATTACATTAGAATTCCAATAATTTTTACGATCATCTTCGCTAAGACTCCAGAAGTTGTCATCCTTTGCGATGGCCTCATTGCTCTCTTCACTGGAATGTATAATCCAACAAGACAAGCTATGGTTAACGACATTGTCCCTCAAAAAGACATGAATCGAGCGAATGCCCTATTCGGTTCTGCCTTTGCAGTACTTCACATGATTGGCCCATTTCTTGGTGCCACTATGTTTACGGCCTTTGGCGGAATCAAGGAAGTTATTGCTCTAGATTTCCTAACATATATTGTTGGTATTTATTTTATTATGAGCCTTACCTATAACCCTCCAAGACAGGAAGGAAATAGTGAAAACTTTCTCTCTGAAATAAAAAATGGAATTAAATATGCCAGAACGCAAAAGGAACTTTTTGCTGTCATTTCAAATGTCATCATCGAAGGACTTGTTCTTGGATTTATGTTTCCACTTATACTACCTTACCTAACGGAAACACTTGGAGCTACGAAACAAGACTATGGGATAGGGCTTGCTCTCTTTGGTCTAGGCGGACTATTTGGGGGATGGGCAAGCTCGACTATTCTAAAAGAGAAACCAGTTGGAAAGATTATTATTGCGGCCCTCTACATTGAACCACTTCTCATGGCGCTTTGGTTATATGCTGCTTCATATACAGCAACACTGGCAATTTTCTTTGTTTGGGGATTTGTTGTCTTTGTACGTATTACAAATCAACTAAATTATGTTTCATTAAAAGTAGAAACAAAATATCTTGCAAGAATTTTTGCCTTACTAGATTTAGGCTTTGTTGTTCCAAATATTTTAGGAGGGATTATCCTAACATTTATTGGAAATCAATTTGCAACTGAAGAGATTTTAATCGTCGTTTGTATCGCTTTCTGTGCTCTCATTTTTCCTCGAATGCTATTTTCTGATATGAAAGCACTATTTAACTTAAATAACGAAACTGTCGATAGGGATACATCAATACAAGATCAAATCTAA
- a CDS encoding helicase-related protein, which produces MSSQEINKLPDFSAIRENIETERKTIIKVNNFSDDDSYVRASEDALVVLGFLESTLTKLWTIFDENPSLVYFFNKDFTNFNLLIKQDNILDLIFIDDCMIPENEAIFFGQDGGLSQNILSLHEKTFYEWGQKVLNHHEATQTFIRSDIDLTKHKISELKCQCIKCVNDFRALLRDSVYESCVELIESTKEQIKEEIDNGIHVVSDLVFNLQKTLDKNFYKLRNTIKRSSLNRLENQVKQYFKSEFAYPSELASLHRRNVSMLFDQYLEANELSTDLITNAEYDKFYRSLSTHYWRNERYLEREFKKFVKSIIILKKKDVSSTILQEYLGEFWVHSSARQMKRKIVYHMGPTNSGKTYHAIEKLSTVPKGCYLAPLRLLAAELYDTLNAKGAVTTLLTGEEVIEREGATHYSSTIEMARLQEVFDCCVIDEIQMITDPSRGWAWTRALVNIMADEVHLCGDASALDLVKVIVDLCGDELIINEYTRMTELSVERHPIVLADMQKNDALIVFSRKNALRHKRDLERLGYKVSIVYGRLSPEVRREQARKFDQGETDVIVSTDAIAMGMNLPIKRVVFSTLSKFFDGHQHDISISEIKQIGGRAGRFQRFPRGTVTCLRKVEDGIESINEALSATLEQSDQCMVGPDLDIFNQVNKALIDNNLPKLKLSEFLRLFNTMTFQAPFYCVDMKEMIELAEMVEDADSNGILTDAEIFGFACAPVNLGLMDHVQFYNWILHKYVNMEGIPCEPIEYGSNDIDYLETSIKCVELYQWLSRHFNNKNFVYSEVELLNNKQLAIDQLNELLSQKIIARCSSCSVKLPEDSRFPICEECFEKRKTNRRKPGGGRFKGKPGSKQGASKGSTGRNFKGNGRPGQSRKRNVSRKRKNTSPKR; this is translated from the coding sequence ATGAGCTCACAAGAAATAAATAAGCTACCTGACTTCTCAGCAATTCGAGAAAACATAGAAACAGAACGTAAAACAATTATTAAGGTCAATAATTTTTCCGATGACGATAGTTATGTAAGGGCCAGTGAAGATGCACTCGTCGTTCTTGGCTTTTTAGAGTCAACGTTAACAAAATTATGGACTATTTTTGATGAGAATCCATCTTTAGTTTATTTCTTTAACAAAGACTTCACTAATTTTAATTTATTAATCAAGCAAGATAATATCCTCGATCTTATTTTTATTGACGACTGTATGATTCCTGAGAATGAAGCAATCTTCTTTGGTCAAGATGGTGGACTCTCGCAAAATATTCTTTCACTTCATGAAAAGACATTTTATGAGTGGGGACAGAAAGTATTAAATCATCACGAGGCAACGCAAACTTTCATTCGCTCAGATATTGATTTAACAAAACACAAAATCAGTGAGCTTAAGTGTCAGTGTATTAAATGTGTTAATGATTTTAGAGCACTATTACGAGACTCAGTTTATGAAAGCTGTGTTGAGTTGATTGAATCAACTAAAGAACAAATTAAAGAAGAGATTGATAATGGAATCCATGTTGTTTCAGATCTAGTCTTTAATCTACAAAAAACACTAGATAAGAATTTCTATAAACTAAGAAATACAATCAAAAGATCTTCTCTAAATCGTTTAGAGAATCAGGTTAAACAATACTTTAAATCGGAATTTGCTTATCCGTCAGAGCTCGCTTCATTACATCGTCGAAATGTAAGCATGCTATTCGATCAATACCTAGAAGCCAATGAGCTTAGTACTGATCTTATTACTAATGCGGAATATGATAAATTTTATCGTTCTCTTTCAACTCACTACTGGAGAAATGAAAGATATCTAGAACGAGAATTTAAGAAATTTGTTAAATCAATTATCATTTTAAAAAAGAAAGACGTTTCTTCGACAATCCTTCAAGAGTATCTTGGGGAATTCTGGGTTCACTCTTCAGCAAGACAGATGAAGAGAAAGATTGTCTATCATATGGGGCCGACTAACTCGGGGAAAACTTATCACGCAATTGAAAAGCTATCGACAGTTCCTAAAGGTTGCTATCTAGCACCTCTTAGACTTCTAGCTGCAGAACTTTACGATACACTTAATGCAAAAGGTGCTGTAACAACACTTCTTACTGGTGAAGAGGTTATTGAGAGAGAGGGTGCGACACATTACTCTTCGACAATTGAAATGGCACGATTACAAGAGGTTTTCGATTGTTGTGTAATTGATGAAATTCAAATGATCACTGATCCTTCACGTGGTTGGGCATGGACAAGAGCACTTGTTAATATTATGGCCGATGAGGTACACCTTTGTGGTGATGCTTCAGCACTTGATCTTGTAAAAGTGATTGTTGATCTATGTGGTGATGAACTAATCATCAATGAATATACTCGTATGACTGAGTTATCAGTAGAAAGACATCCAATTGTTTTAGCTGATATGCAAAAAAATGACGCTCTTATTGTATTTTCTAGAAAGAATGCTCTAAGACATAAAAGAGATCTTGAACGCTTAGGTTATAAGGTTTCGATTGTTTATGGAAGGCTTTCTCCAGAAGTTCGTCGTGAACAAGCACGTAAGTTTGATCAAGGTGAAACTGATGTAATCGTGTCAACTGATGCAATTGCAATGGGAATGAACCTTCCAATTAAAAGGGTAGTGTTCTCAACACTTTCTAAGTTCTTTGATGGTCACCAACATGATATTTCGATTAGTGAGATTAAACAAATTGGTGGACGAGCAGGACGTTTTCAAAGGTTCCCACGCGGAACAGTTACTTGTCTGAGGAAAGTAGAAGATGGAATTGAGTCAATCAATGAAGCCTTGAGTGCGACTCTTGAACAAAGTGATCAGTGTATGGTTGGACCTGACCTTGATATCTTTAATCAGGTTAATAAGGCCCTAATCGATAATAACTTACCAAAGCTTAAGCTTTCGGAATTTCTTCGTCTGTTTAACACGATGACTTTCCAGGCTCCTTTCTACTGCGTAGATATGAAGGAGATGATTGAGCTTGCTGAAATGGTAGAAGACGCTGATTCGAATGGAATACTTACGGATGCTGAAATCTTCGGATTTGCTTGTGCTCCAGTAAACCTTGGGTTAATGGATCATGTTCAATTCTACAACTGGATTCTTCATAAGTACGTTAATATGGAAGGAATTCCATGTGAGCCAATTGAATATGGCTCTAATGATATTGATTATCTAGAGACATCAATCAAGTGTGTTGAGCTTTATCAATGGTTATCAAGGCACTTCAACAATAAGAACTTCGTTTATTCAGAAGTTGAACTTCTTAATAATAAGCAACTTGCAATCGACCAACTAAATGAACTTCTTTCACAAAAGATTATTGCTAGATGTTCTTCTTGTAGTGTTAAGTTACCTGAAGACTCACGCTTTCCAATTTGTGAAGAATGCTTTGAGAAACGCAAGACTAACCGTCGCAAACCAGGTGGTGGGCGATTCAAAGGTAAACCTGGCAGTAAGCAAGGAGCTTCTAAGGGGTCTACAGGAAGAAATTTCAAAGGAAATGGGCGTCCTGGACAGAGTCGAAAAAGAAATGTAAGTCGTAAGAGAAAAAATACTAGTCCTAAACGTTAG
- a CDS encoding saccharopine dehydrogenase: MTTIWLRDEDKAFEKRTPLTPENAKKLIDAGYKVIVEKSQDRIFPIEEYEKLGCEIKESHAWITDAPISDDVFILGLKELKETDEFPLKHNHIYFAHIYKGQHGAEQVFDRYSKGGGTLFDLEFLLNEDNRRVAAFGYWAGYVGAALSVENFFSDSPAPLKHYSSKEEWLKIINNKRQGKRNPCTFIIGAQGRCGSGARELLSDLELESINWDVEETKVGGPFDEIINADIFINTVLMTKKIAPFLDKAIMERNEKLSLICDVSCDPNSDLNPIPVYNVHTTWDKPLHRIESSIDHECNIIAIDNLPSALPKESSIDYSDQLIPHLLELKNAKDYYTWYHAKEIFENKKGS, translated from the coding sequence ATGACAACAATATGGTTAAGAGATGAGGATAAAGCATTTGAAAAAAGAACTCCTCTAACACCAGAAAATGCAAAAAAGCTGATCGATGCCGGCTATAAAGTTATCGTTGAGAAATCACAGGATAGAATCTTTCCAATAGAAGAATATGAAAAGCTAGGTTGTGAAATTAAAGAAAGTCACGCATGGATAACAGATGCTCCAATAAGCGATGACGTCTTTATTCTAGGTTTAAAAGAATTGAAAGAAACGGATGAGTTTCCACTAAAGCACAATCATATCTACTTTGCCCATATCTATAAAGGTCAGCATGGAGCTGAGCAAGTTTTTGATCGCTACAGTAAAGGCGGTGGAACATTATTTGATCTTGAATTCTTGCTTAATGAAGACAATAGACGTGTTGCGGCCTTCGGTTACTGGGCCGGATATGTAGGAGCAGCACTTAGTGTTGAAAACTTTTTTTCAGACTCACCTGCACCTTTAAAACACTATTCCTCTAAAGAAGAGTGGCTTAAAATTATTAACAATAAAAGACAGGGTAAGCGCAACCCTTGTACTTTTATTATTGGCGCCCAAGGTCGTTGTGGAAGCGGAGCAAGAGAGCTACTTTCAGATCTTGAACTAGAGTCAATTAATTGGGACGTAGAAGAAACTAAAGTTGGTGGACCATTTGATGAAATCATTAACGCTGATATTTTCATCAACACAGTTCTTATGACAAAGAAGATTGCTCCTTTTCTTGATAAAGCGATTATGGAGAGGAATGAGAAGCTTTCACTTATTTGTGATGTTAGTTGTGATCCAAATAGTGATCTAAATCCAATCCCAGTTTATAATGTCCATACAACTTGGGATAAACCACTTCACCGTATAGAAAGTTCAATTGATCACGAGTGTAATATTATTGCAATTGATAACCTTCCTTCGGCCTTACCTAAAGAGAGTTCAATTGATTATTCAGATCAATTGATTCCTCACCTCTTAGAACTTAAGAATGCGAAGGATTACTATACTTGGTATCATGCTAAAGAAATTTTCGAAAATAAAAAAGGCTCCTAA